A genomic segment from Stenotrophomonas maltophilia encodes:
- a CDS encoding adenine phosphoribosyltransferase has translation MTDAIVAPQWASRLRDIADFPKPGILFKDIMPLLAHGEDFRGAITAMADRWRDQKLDAVVGIESRGFILGAAMALELGVGFVPVRKPGKLPGQVLREEYTLEYRSDCIEVHADALPAGARVAIIDDVLATGGTLVAALSLVRRLGVDVVGAGVLVELDGLGGRARWESDLPLHTELVF, from the coding sequence ATGACCGACGCCATCGTCGCTCCGCAGTGGGCCTCCCGCCTGCGCGACATCGCCGACTTCCCCAAGCCCGGCATCCTGTTCAAGGACATCATGCCGCTGCTCGCGCACGGCGAGGACTTCCGCGGCGCGATTACCGCGATGGCCGACCGCTGGCGCGACCAGAAGCTGGACGCGGTGGTTGGCATCGAATCGCGTGGTTTCATCCTCGGCGCCGCGATGGCGCTGGAGCTGGGCGTGGGCTTCGTGCCGGTGCGCAAGCCGGGCAAGCTGCCGGGCCAGGTGCTGCGCGAGGAATACACGCTGGAATACCGCAGCGACTGCATCGAAGTGCATGCCGATGCGCTGCCGGCCGGCGCCCGCGTGGCGATCATCGATGACGTGCTGGCCACCGGCGGCACGCTGGTCGCTGCGCTTTCGCTGGTGCGCCGCCTGGGCGTTGACGTGGTCGGTGCCGGCGTACTGGTCGAACTGGACGGCCTCGGTGGTCGCGCCCGCTGGGAATCGGACCTGCCGCTGCACACCGAACTGGTGTTCTGA
- the dbpA gene encoding ATP-dependent RNA helicase DbpA, protein MTDFSTLPLSPALQPGLDALGYTTLTPVQAQSLPAILDGRDVIAQAPTGSGKTAAFGLGLLQAIDPSLIRVQALVLCPTRELADQVGKQIRKLATGIPNLKLLLLVGGVPLGPQLASLEGHDPHVVVGTPGRVQELARKRALNLGAVRTLVLDEADRMLDMGFEEPIREIAGRTHRDRQSLLFSATFPDSIRAMARDLLRDAVEVTVEGADQAPAIRHLFCEVEPAHRQKALAGLLLKYTPESAVVFCNTRKDVDEVANSLQQFGFSALALHGDMEQRDREEVLLLLANRSCNVLVASDVAARGLDVEELAAVINYELPTDVESYQHRVGRTGRAGASGLAISLVAGREKTRAEAIEAQMGQPLNWQKTPLATSRPAELPQAAMRTLRIDGGKTDKLRPGDILGALTGDAGLPAKFIGKIAIFPTRSYVAIAREQANKAVAKLEAGKIKGRRFRVRMM, encoded by the coding sequence ATGACTGACTTCTCGACCCTGCCGCTGAGCCCGGCCCTGCAGCCCGGCCTGGACGCCCTCGGCTACACCACCCTCACCCCCGTGCAGGCGCAGAGCCTGCCGGCCATCCTCGATGGCCGCGATGTGATCGCACAGGCGCCGACCGGCAGCGGCAAGACCGCCGCCTTCGGCCTGGGCCTGCTGCAGGCCATCGACCCCAGCCTGATCCGCGTGCAGGCGCTGGTGCTGTGCCCGACCCGCGAACTGGCCGACCAGGTCGGCAAGCAGATCCGCAAGCTGGCCACCGGCATCCCCAACCTGAAGCTGCTGCTGCTGGTCGGCGGTGTGCCGCTGGGACCGCAGCTGGCATCGCTGGAAGGCCACGATCCGCATGTGGTGGTCGGCACGCCCGGCCGCGTGCAGGAGCTGGCACGCAAGCGCGCGCTGAATCTTGGCGCGGTGCGCACGCTGGTGCTGGACGAGGCCGACCGCATGCTCGACATGGGCTTCGAGGAGCCGATCCGCGAGATCGCCGGCCGCACCCACAGGGATCGCCAGAGCCTGCTGTTCTCCGCCACCTTCCCCGACAGCATCCGCGCCATGGCGCGTGACCTGCTGCGCGACGCCGTGGAAGTGACCGTGGAAGGCGCGGATCAGGCACCGGCCATCCGCCACCTGTTCTGCGAAGTGGAACCTGCACATCGCCAGAAGGCGCTGGCCGGCCTGCTGCTGAAGTACACGCCGGAATCGGCAGTGGTGTTCTGCAACACCCGCAAGGACGTGGACGAAGTGGCCAACTCGCTGCAGCAGTTCGGCTTCTCCGCACTCGCCCTGCACGGCGACATGGAGCAGCGCGACCGTGAGGAAGTGCTGTTGCTGCTGGCCAACCGCAGCTGCAACGTGCTGGTGGCCAGCGACGTGGCCGCACGCGGCCTGGACGTGGAAGAGCTGGCGGCGGTGATCAACTACGAGCTGCCGACCGACGTGGAAAGCTACCAGCACCGCGTCGGCCGTACCGGCCGTGCCGGTGCCAGTGGCCTGGCAATCAGCCTGGTGGCCGGCCGCGAGAAGACCCGCGCCGAAGCCATCGAAGCGCAGATGGGGCAGCCGCTGAACTGGCAGAAGACGCCGCTGGCGACCTCGCGCCCGGCCGAGCTGCCGCAGGCGGCGATGCGCACCCTGCGGATCGACGGCGGCAAGACCGACAAGCTGCGCCCGGGCGACATCCTTGGCGCACTGACCGGCGATGCCGGCCTGCCAGCCAAGTTCATCGGCAAGATCGCGATCTTCCCGACCCGTTCCTACGTGGCGATCGCGCGTGAGCAGGCCAACAAGGCCGTGGCGAAACTGGAAGCCGGCAAGATCAAGGGCCGTCGTTTCCGCGTGCGGATGATGTGA
- a CDS encoding CbrC family protein yields MTIHHLPSFRYHPDPVATGNVAPSTTTCRVCQQARGYVYLHDAIHAGRADYSEQICPWCIADGRAASALHVAFACRLDIDESVPEAALEELSLRTPGYASFQGETWLAHCSDVCRFLGDATLEQVSQASAASIAAWCAANDADEAVWWALASDYAPGADIGFYTFECLHCGLVQFHIDST; encoded by the coding sequence ATGACCATCCATCACCTTCCGAGCTTCCGTTACCATCCGGACCCGGTAGCGACGGGCAACGTGGCTCCCTCCACTACCACCTGCAGGGTCTGTCAGCAGGCGCGTGGATATGTGTATCTGCACGATGCCATCCACGCAGGGCGCGCAGATTACTCGGAACAGATCTGCCCTTGGTGCATTGCCGATGGCCGCGCCGCGTCGGCGTTGCATGTGGCGTTTGCCTGCCGCCTGGATATCGACGAAAGCGTCCCTGAAGCCGCGCTGGAAGAGCTGTCCCTGCGCACGCCGGGCTACGCCAGTTTCCAGGGGGAAACGTGGCTGGCACATTGCAGCGATGTCTGCCGATTCCTGGGCGACGCCACCCTGGAGCAGGTGTCTCAGGCCTCGGCAGCGAGCATCGCGGCGTGGTGCGCAGCCAACGACGCCGACGAGGCGGTCTGGTGGGCTCTGGCCAGCGACTACGCGCCCGGTGCAGATATCGGCTTCTATACGTTCGAGTGCCTGCACTGTGGCCTGGTTCAGTTCCATATTGACTCGACCTGA
- a CDS encoding YeiH family protein, translating to MNAPALSSWSLPALRQRWQPRLPGLLLVGLIAAASLYLAELPWLQAHGLSALTVAIVAGIVVGNTLYPRLAPSSAAGVGFSKHWLLRAGIVLYGLRLTFQDIGHVGVSGVLMDVLVVASTFGLACWLGVRVFKMEREAAMLIGAGSAICGAAAVMAAEPVVRGRAAQVTVAVSTVVVFGTLAMFLYPALYALVQSHGWLAMDARQYGLFTGATVHEVAQVVAAGRAVNEAAADTAVITKMVRVMLLAPFLVALSLWLARGGKAGADGSKARIVVPWFAFGFVAVAGFNSLHLLPASLQAGLVQLDTVLLAMAMAALGLTTHVSALRQAGLKPLLLALILFAWLLFGGLAIHQGVLAVLG from the coding sequence ATGAACGCCCCCGCTCTCTCCTCCTGGTCCCTGCCCGCCCTGCGCCAACGCTGGCAGCCGCGTCTGCCCGGCCTTCTGCTGGTGGGCCTGATCGCGGCGGCGTCGCTGTACCTGGCCGAGCTTCCCTGGTTGCAGGCGCATGGCCTGAGTGCACTGACCGTCGCCATCGTCGCCGGCATCGTGGTCGGCAACACCCTCTACCCGCGGCTCGCGCCAAGCAGCGCGGCCGGCGTCGGTTTCTCCAAGCATTGGCTGCTACGCGCCGGCATCGTGCTGTACGGCCTGCGCCTGACCTTCCAGGACATCGGCCATGTCGGCGTCAGCGGCGTGCTGATGGACGTGCTGGTGGTGGCCAGCACCTTCGGCCTGGCCTGCTGGCTGGGCGTGCGTGTGTTCAAGATGGAGCGTGAGGCGGCAATGCTGATCGGTGCCGGCAGCGCGATCTGCGGCGCGGCAGCGGTGATGGCCGCCGAACCGGTGGTGCGTGGCCGCGCGGCACAGGTCACGGTGGCCGTGTCGACGGTGGTGGTGTTCGGCACGCTGGCGATGTTCCTGTACCCGGCGCTGTATGCCCTGGTGCAGTCGCACGGCTGGCTGGCGATGGACGCGCGACAGTACGGCCTGTTCACCGGTGCGACGGTGCATGAAGTGGCACAGGTGGTGGCGGCCGGCCGCGCGGTCAACGAAGCGGCAGCTGATACGGCAGTGATCACCAAGATGGTACGAGTGATGCTGCTGGCGCCGTTCCTGGTCGCGCTGTCGCTGTGGCTGGCGCGTGGCGGCAAGGCCGGCGCCGACGGCAGCAAGGCGCGCATCGTGGTGCCGTGGTTCGCGTTCGGTTTCGTGGCGGTGGCCGGTTTCAATTCGCTGCATCTGCTGCCGGCCAGCCTGCAGGCGGGGCTGGTGCAGCTGGATACCGTGCTGCTGGCGATGGCGATGGCCGCGCTGGGCCTGACCACCCACGTCTCGGCGCTGCGCCAGGCAGGCCTGAAGCCGCTGCTGCTGGCACTGATCCTGTTCGCCTGGCTGCTGTTCGGTGGCCTGGCGATCCACCAGGGCGTGCTGGCGGTGCTTGGCTGA
- a CDS encoding LysR family transcriptional regulator, with product MRLTLRQLQVFVAIADHGSTTAAGQAIALSQSASSAALQELEAHFGTPLFDRIGRRLALNGHGRALLEPARTLLVNAADLERQLAAGGDPSQGAPLRLVLAASTTIGNYLLPPRIADLLRQAPQAEVDLRIDNSAGVVAAVQRLDVDAGLIEGPCHERGLQVTAWQQDPLVIVAATDAPVRWSLDELRRARWLLREPGSGTREAVEQALLPHLRGFAQTLQLGNTEAIKQAAIAGLGLACLSRHALEEPLALGRLRVLETPLPALQRTLWLVRHPGKQWLPGLQALLGEVG from the coding sequence ATGCGCCTGACCTTGCGCCAGCTTCAGGTCTTCGTCGCCATCGCCGATCACGGCAGCACCACCGCCGCCGGCCAGGCCATCGCCCTTTCACAGTCGGCCAGCAGTGCCGCGCTGCAGGAACTGGAGGCGCACTTCGGTACCCCGCTGTTCGACCGCATCGGCCGCCGCCTGGCCCTGAATGGACATGGCCGCGCGCTGCTGGAGCCGGCACGCACCCTGCTGGTCAACGCCGCCGATCTGGAGCGGCAGCTGGCCGCAGGCGGCGACCCGTCGCAGGGCGCACCGCTGCGGTTGGTGCTGGCCGCCAGCACCACCATCGGCAATTACCTGCTGCCCCCACGCATCGCCGATCTGCTGCGCCAGGCGCCACAGGCCGAGGTCGACCTGCGCATCGACAACAGTGCCGGCGTGGTTGCTGCCGTGCAGCGCCTGGATGTGGACGCCGGCCTGATCGAAGGCCCGTGCCACGAGCGCGGCCTGCAGGTCACCGCCTGGCAGCAGGACCCGCTGGTGATCGTCGCCGCCACCGATGCCCCCGTGCGCTGGTCGCTGGACGAACTGCGCCGCGCCCGCTGGCTGCTGCGCGAGCCCGGCTCGGGCACCCGTGAAGCCGTGGAGCAGGCGCTGCTGCCGCACCTGCGTGGCTTCGCGCAGACCCTGCAGCTGGGCAACACCGAAGCGATCAAGCAGGCCGCCATCGCCGGCCTCGGCCTGGCCTGTCTTTCGCGCCACGCGCTGGAAGAGCCGCTGGCCCTGGGCCGCCTGCGCGTGCTCGAGACACCGCTGCCCGCCCTGCAGCGCACCCTGTGGCTGGTGCGCCACCCCGGCAAGCAATGGCTGCCGGGGTTGCAGGCGTTGTTGGGGGAGGTGGGGTAA
- a CDS encoding ATP-binding cassette domain-containing protein, giving the protein MPLITLQNVDFSVGGPLLLEKAELSIEPGERIALIGRNGAGKSTLLKLLSGDHKPDDGEVRVQQGVRVTRLEQEVPHGAAGSVFDVVADGLGELGQWLAEFHHLSHADVFDGEALGNVQAKIDAANGWGLDQRVSETLTKLDLDGEAEFGRLSGGMKRRVLLARALVSSPDVLLLDEPTNHLDIEAIDWLEAFLKGWSGSVVFVTHDRRFLRALATRIVEIDRGQVTSWPGDWANYERRREERLNAQAQENARFDKLLAQEEVWIRQGIKARRTRDEGRVRRLKAMRTERSQRRDLSGNVKMEAAQGVSSGKKVIDVKDISFAFGERTMVRDFTTTILRGDRIGLIGPNGSGKTTLLKLLLGELQPAKGEVNAGTNLQIAYFDQYRAVLREDWSAIENVAEGRDFLEFNGKRKHVHAYLQDFMFTPERARAPITRLSGGERNRLLLAKLFAQPSNLLVMDEPTNDLDVETLELLEELLGEYTGTLLLVSHDRDFIDNVVTSTLVMEGDGVIGEYVGGYSDWQRYAASVAQAPAVVAAAKPVTAAPAAAATPAAPKRKLAYKEARELEQLPKTIEKLEGDVEGLTSAMNDPSFYTRSSAEVTAHTQQLAKVQAELDAAYARWEELEG; this is encoded by the coding sequence ATGCCTCTGATTACCCTACAGAACGTCGACTTCAGCGTCGGCGGCCCGTTGTTGCTGGAAAAGGCCGAACTGTCGATCGAGCCGGGCGAACGCATCGCCCTGATCGGCCGCAACGGCGCCGGCAAATCCACCCTGCTCAAGCTGCTGTCTGGCGACCACAAGCCCGATGACGGTGAAGTCCGCGTGCAGCAAGGCGTGCGTGTCACCCGCCTGGAGCAGGAAGTGCCACACGGCGCGGCCGGCTCGGTGTTCGACGTCGTCGCCGATGGCCTTGGCGAGCTGGGCCAGTGGCTGGCCGAATTCCATCACCTCAGCCATGCCGATGTATTCGATGGCGAAGCCCTCGGCAACGTGCAGGCCAAGATCGACGCCGCCAACGGCTGGGGCCTAGACCAGCGCGTCAGCGAAACCCTGACCAAGCTCGATCTGGATGGCGAGGCCGAGTTCGGCCGCCTGTCCGGCGGCATGAAGCGCCGCGTGCTGCTCGCCCGCGCGCTGGTGTCCAGCCCCGACGTGCTGCTGCTGGACGAACCGACCAACCACCTGGACATCGAAGCCATCGACTGGCTCGAGGCGTTCCTGAAGGGCTGGAGCGGCAGCGTGGTGTTCGTCACCCACGATCGCCGCTTCCTGCGTGCACTGGCCACCCGCATCGTCGAGATCGACCGCGGCCAGGTCACCAGCTGGCCGGGCGACTGGGCCAACTACGAGCGCCGCCGCGAGGAACGCCTCAACGCGCAGGCGCAGGAGAACGCCCGCTTCGACAAGCTGCTGGCGCAGGAAGAAGTCTGGATCCGGCAGGGCATCAAGGCCCGGCGTACCCGTGACGAAGGCCGCGTGCGCCGCCTGAAGGCGATGCGCACCGAACGCTCTCAGCGCCGCGACCTCAGCGGCAACGTCAAGATGGAAGCTGCCCAGGGCGTCAGCTCCGGCAAGAAGGTCATCGACGTCAAGGACATTTCGTTCGCCTTCGGCGAGCGCACCATGGTCCGCGATTTCACCACCACCATCCTGCGTGGCGACCGTATCGGCCTGATCGGCCCCAACGGCAGCGGCAAGACCACGCTGCTGAAGCTGCTGCTGGGCGAACTGCAGCCGGCCAAGGGCGAAGTCAACGCCGGTACCAACCTGCAGATCGCCTATTTCGACCAGTACCGCGCGGTGCTGCGTGAAGACTGGAGCGCGATCGAGAACGTGGCCGAAGGCCGCGATTTCCTCGAGTTCAACGGCAAGCGCAAGCATGTGCATGCCTACCTGCAGGACTTCATGTTCACCCCGGAACGTGCGCGTGCGCCGATCACCCGCCTGTCCGGTGGCGAGCGCAACCGCCTGCTGCTGGCCAAGCTGTTCGCGCAGCCGTCCAACCTGCTGGTGATGGACGAACCGACCAACGACCTGGACGTGGAAACCCTGGAGCTGCTGGAAGAGCTGCTGGGCGAGTACACCGGCACCCTGCTGCTGGTCAGCCACGACCGTGACTTCATCGACAACGTGGTGACCTCCACGCTGGTGATGGAGGGCGATGGCGTGATTGGTGAGTACGTCGGTGGCTACAGCGACTGGCAACGTTATGCCGCCAGCGTGGCACAGGCACCGGCCGTGGTGGCTGCCGCCAAGCCGGTCACCGCCGCACCGGCTGCTGCGGCTACACCTGCAGCGCCCAAGCGCAAGCTGGCCTACAAGGAAGCGCGCGAGCTGGAGCAGCTGCCGAAGACCATCGAGAAGCTGGAAGGCGACGTCGAAGGGCTGACCTCGGCGATGAACGACCCGTCGTTCTACACCCGCAGCAGCGCCGAAGTGACCGCGCACACCCAGCAGCTGGCCAAGGTGCAGGCCGAGCTGGATGCCGCGTACGCGCGCTGGGAAGAGCTGGAAGGCTGA
- a CDS encoding c-type cytochrome, whose protein sequence is MSKAAHPMRHAIALSVALLLAACSQSQVENSEKSAADPGHASGEHGSSSSAGLPAGREAAGEARAKVKGKATNQSCIDCHGADGNAPIDPTYPKLGGQYGDYLAHALQAYRGGDRQHALMTPQAKDLSDQDIADLAAYFGSRPSQLRDLHGVK, encoded by the coding sequence ATGTCGAAAGCCGCGCATCCGATGCGTCATGCCATCGCCCTGTCCGTTGCCCTGCTGCTGGCCGCCTGTTCGCAGTCGCAGGTGGAAAACAGCGAGAAATCCGCCGCCGACCCGGGCCATGCCAGCGGCGAACACGGTTCTTCGTCCTCCGCCGGCCTGCCGGCAGGCCGCGAGGCCGCCGGTGAAGCCCGCGCCAAGGTGAAAGGCAAGGCCACCAACCAGAGCTGCATCGACTGCCATGGGGCCGACGGCAATGCGCCGATCGATCCGACCTATCCGAAACTGGGTGGCCAGTACGGTGACTACCTGGCGCACGCACTGCAGGCCTACCGCGGCGGTGACCGCCAGCATGCGCTGATGACGCCGCAGGCGAAGGACCTGAGTGATCAGGACATCGCCGATCTGGCAGCGTATTTCGGCAGCCGGCCGAGCCAGCTGCGGGATCTGCACGGGGTCAAATGA
- a CDS encoding c-type cytochrome, whose translation MRPQPLAACLALAVLLPLGAAAQPAPAPATPAPAPAPAAAPAPAAPTGNFDNGRVLAYTCQGCHGITGYKNAYPSYRVPKIGGQTQQYLAQALTEYRQGKRRHPTMQAQSMSFSEQEIADLSVYLSTVK comes from the coding sequence ATGCGCCCGCAGCCGCTCGCCGCTTGTCTCGCTCTGGCCGTCCTCCTGCCCCTTGGGGCCGCCGCACAGCCCGCTCCTGCTCCTGCCACACCCGCCCCGGCCCCGGCTCCCGCCGCTGCGCCGGCGCCCGCCGCACCCACCGGCAACTTCGACAATGGGCGCGTCCTGGCCTACACCTGTCAGGGCTGCCACGGGATCACCGGCTACAAGAACGCCTACCCCAGTTACCGGGTGCCGAAGATCGGCGGCCAGACCCAGCAGTACCTGGCCCAGGCCCTGACCGAGTACCGCCAGGGCAAGCGCCGGCATCCGACGATGCAGGCGCAGTCGATGAGTTTCAGCGAACAGGAGATCGCCGATCTCTCTGTTTACCTGTCCACCGTCAAGTAA
- a CDS encoding efflux RND transporter periplasmic adaptor subunit: protein MSHPILLSGRRSGICAAALLISTSLLLGGCAAGPNSEAKAAETKEEKKVDAVPVEVAVASHRAVAASYTGTAALEPRAESQVVAKTSGVALAVLVEEGQRVTAGQPLVRLDPDRARLAVAQSEAQMRKLENNYQRAQKLVGQQMVSAADVDQLRYDLENVRAQYRLATLELSYTTVVAPISGVIASRSIKTGNFVQINTPIFRIVDNSRLEATLNVPERELATLRAGQPVTLAADALPGQSFTGTVDRIAPVVDSGSGTFRVVSAFDGAAHALQPGMFGRIRIDYDQRADALVVPRLALLDDGEPAVFRVREGKVARVPVKLGYAEGPWVEIRDGLAAGDQVVTAGKVALRDGTTVQVIADPKAKTVAAAAKPADKAGSKQ, encoded by the coding sequence ATGTCGCACCCAATCCTCCTGTCCGGCCGTCGCAGCGGAATCTGCGCTGCCGCACTGCTGATCTCCACCTCCCTGCTGCTGGGCGGTTGCGCCGCAGGGCCCAATTCCGAAGCCAAGGCTGCCGAGACCAAGGAGGAGAAGAAGGTCGACGCCGTCCCGGTCGAAGTCGCGGTGGCCAGCCATCGTGCCGTCGCGGCCAGCTACACCGGTACTGCGGCGCTGGAACCACGCGCCGAATCGCAGGTGGTCGCCAAGACCTCCGGCGTAGCGCTGGCGGTGCTGGTCGAGGAAGGGCAGCGGGTCACCGCCGGCCAGCCGCTGGTGCGGTTGGACCCGGACCGCGCGCGCCTGGCCGTGGCACAGAGCGAAGCGCAGATGCGCAAGCTGGAAAACAACTACCAGCGCGCACAGAAGCTGGTCGGCCAGCAGATGGTCAGCGCCGCCGATGTCGACCAGCTGCGCTACGACCTGGAGAACGTCCGTGCGCAGTACCGCCTGGCCACGCTGGAGCTGTCCTACACCACGGTGGTGGCGCCGATCTCCGGCGTGATCGCCTCGCGCTCGATCAAGACCGGCAACTTCGTGCAGATCAACACGCCGATCTTCCGCATTGTCGACAACTCGCGGCTGGAAGCCACCCTCAACGTACCCGAGCGTGAACTGGCCACCCTGCGCGCCGGCCAGCCGGTGACGCTGGCGGCCGACGCGTTGCCGGGCCAGAGCTTCACCGGCACCGTCGATCGCATTGCGCCGGTGGTGGACTCGGGCAGCGGCACGTTTCGCGTGGTCAGTGCCTTCGATGGCGCCGCGCACGCGCTGCAGCCCGGCATGTTCGGGCGCATCCGCATCGATTACGACCAGCGTGCCGATGCGCTGGTGGTGCCGCGCCTGGCGTTGCTCGACGACGGTGAGCCGGCGGTGTTCCGCGTGCGCGAAGGCAAGGTCGCACGCGTTCCGGTTAAGCTGGGTTACGCCGAGGGCCCGTGGGTGGAGATCCGTGATGGCCTGGCGGCCGGTGATCAGGTGGTCACCGCCGGCAAGGTCGCCCTGCGCGACGGCACCACGGTGCAGGTGATTGCCGACCCGAAGGCGAAGACGGTCGCAGCGGCCGCCAAGCCGGCAGACAAGGCCGGGAGCAAGCAATGA